Proteins encoded within one genomic window of Rossellomorea vietnamensis:
- the odhB gene encoding 2-oxoglutarate dehydrogenase complex dihydrolipoyllysine-residue succinyltransferase, with product MAEIKVPELAESITEGTIAQWLKQPGDYVEKGEYIVELETDKVNVEVISEEAGTIQELKADEGDTVEVGQVIAIVGAGGEANATPEAKEEAPKKEEKTEEAPVEETPVKDEKKNRPIASPAARKLAREKGIDLSDVPTDPLGRVRKQDIEAYSNKPAEAPSKPSAQEKKAPAKKDDGKPVVREKMSRRRQTIAKRLVEVQQTAAMLTTFNEIDMSKVMELRKRKKDKFFDDHDVRLGFMSFFTKAVVAALKKFPYVNAEIDGDEIVLKKFYDVGVAVSTDDGLVVPVVRDCERKNFAEIEGEIMELATKARNNKLSLGDLQGGSFTITNGGVFGSLLSTPILNGPQVGILGMHKIQLRPVAIDKDTMENRPMMYIALSYDHRIIDGKEAVGFLAMVKDLLENPEDLLLEG from the coding sequence GTGGCAGAAATTAAAGTTCCAGAATTAGCAGAATCAATAACAGAAGGTACGATTGCACAATGGCTGAAGCAGCCAGGGGATTATGTTGAAAAAGGCGAATATATCGTCGAGCTTGAAACCGATAAAGTAAACGTGGAAGTCATTTCAGAAGAAGCCGGTACAATCCAGGAGCTTAAAGCTGATGAAGGCGATACGGTTGAAGTTGGACAAGTGATTGCCATTGTAGGTGCAGGCGGAGAAGCCAATGCCACTCCTGAAGCAAAGGAAGAAGCTCCCAAGAAGGAAGAGAAGACGGAAGAAGCACCTGTTGAAGAAACACCAGTCAAAGACGAGAAAAAGAATCGTCCGATCGCTTCTCCGGCAGCACGCAAGTTAGCTCGTGAGAAAGGCATCGATCTGTCCGATGTTCCAACAGATCCACTTGGACGTGTTCGTAAACAGGACATAGAAGCCTATAGCAATAAACCGGCAGAAGCTCCTTCTAAGCCTTCTGCACAGGAGAAGAAGGCTCCAGCTAAGAAAGATGATGGAAAGCCAGTGGTACGTGAGAAAATGTCCCGCCGACGTCAAACCATCGCGAAACGATTAGTCGAGGTTCAGCAGACAGCTGCCATGCTGACGACATTCAATGAAATTGATATGAGTAAAGTCATGGAGTTACGGAAACGCAAGAAGGACAAATTCTTTGATGACCATGATGTAAGACTTGGTTTCATGAGTTTCTTTACAAAAGCAGTGGTAGCGGCACTTAAGAAATTCCCTTATGTAAACGCAGAAATCGATGGGGATGAAATCGTCCTTAAGAAGTTCTACGATGTCGGCGTAGCCGTATCCACGGATGATGGATTGGTTGTACCTGTCGTACGCGACTGTGAACGAAAGAATTTTGCAGAAATTGAAGGGGAAATCATGGAACTGGCTACCAAGGCCAGAAACAATAAGTTATCCCTTGGAGACCTGCAAGGTGGGTCATTCACCATTACAAATGGTGGGGTATTCGGCTCATTACTTTCCACTCCGATCTTAAATGGACCACAGGTTGGAATTCTGGGAATGCATAAAATCCAACTTCGTCCTGTAGCCATTGATAAGGACACAATGGAGAATCGTCCGATGATGTACATTGCTTTATCATATGATCATAGAATCATTGATGGAAAAGAAGCGGTTGGATTCCTGGCAATGGTTAAAGACTTACTTGAAAACCCTGAAGATTTACTTCTTGAAGGGTAA
- the sda gene encoding sporulation histidine kinase inhibitor Sda has product MKILSNEQLVAAYRDAEKQGNDQDWISLLKKEIRNRGLKPFRKS; this is encoded by the coding sequence ATGAAAATCTTAAGTAATGAACAGTTGGTGGCAGCTTATCGTGATGCTGAGAAACAAGGGAATGATCAAGACTGGATATCGCTTCTTAAGAAAGAAATTCGTAACCGTGGATTGAAACCTTTTAGGAAATCTTGA